A genomic segment from Actinomadura hallensis encodes:
- a CDS encoding VOC family protein — MLSGDPVVLGTLTLPGVPRSVGYARRFLRDLLPPGHPVLDDLMTVGSETVSNAIAHTASGEGGWVTVSLLGGAGFCTLEVGDDGAGGGRPHVEAESGDENGRGLRIVEALTESWGFGRTETAPSCGRDSARRADSDRKHRQGVVATLPDAGARSVRERRTMSVPAYNTVAWFQVGTEAPEEARRFYGDLFGWRIEVDPDGDGYDMISYPGADRRSGGISYEADASGRHAMFLVMVEDVDAVCAETERHGGKVALPTVTASTGLKFAYLEDPAGNTFGVFSPAAG, encoded by the coding sequence GTGCTGAGCGGCGACCCGGTCGTGCTCGGCACGCTCACGCTTCCGGGCGTCCCGCGGTCCGTGGGGTACGCGCGGCGGTTCCTGCGGGACCTGCTGCCGCCGGGGCATCCCGTCCTGGACGACCTGATGACGGTCGGAAGCGAGACCGTCTCCAACGCCATCGCCCACACGGCCTCCGGGGAGGGCGGCTGGGTGACGGTCAGCCTGCTGGGCGGGGCCGGTTTCTGCACCCTCGAAGTCGGGGACGACGGTGCGGGCGGCGGGCGTCCGCACGTCGAGGCGGAGAGCGGCGACGAGAACGGGCGCGGCCTCCGGATCGTGGAGGCGCTGACAGAGAGCTGGGGGTTCGGACGGACGGAGACCGCACCATCGTGTGGGCGCGATTCCGCTCGCCGTGCGGATTCTGATCGGAAACACCGACAGGGGGTTGTCGCGACGCTTCCCGACGCTGGTGCCCGCAGCGTTCGAGAGAGGAGAACGATGAGCGTTCCCGCGTACAACACCGTCGCGTGGTTCCAGGTCGGCACCGAGGCGCCGGAGGAGGCGCGCCGCTTCTACGGCGACCTGTTCGGCTGGCGGATCGAGGTCGACCCCGACGGCGACGGTTACGACATGATCAGCTACCCGGGAGCCGACAGGCGCTCGGGAGGCATCTCGTACGAGGCCGACGCGTCCGGCAGGCACGCGATGTTCCTGGTCATGGTCGAGGACGTCGACGCCGTCTGCGCGGAGACCGAGAGGCACGGCGGCAAGGTGGCGCTGCCCACCGTGACCGCGAGCACCGGCCTGAAGTTCGCCTACCTCGAGGACCCGGCCGGCAACACGTTCGGCGTCTTCTCGCCCGCGGCGGGCTGA